A region of the Lycium barbarum isolate Lr01 chromosome 1, ASM1917538v2, whole genome shotgun sequence genome:
aagtatggaataataatacataaagtgtctatgtctctgaatagaaataGGATATAATGATATAGAAGTCTTCATGGCAGCGAACGTCCATGGTCATCCTAGAAACTCGAAGATAATgatgaagcgactatcagccacgtataccggaagcagatccaacctgatactctgcattcataaaggaatgaagaaagtgcaagtcagtacaaaacaacagtaccggtaggcatcatcggttgacgaagcatagctaacacaattcaaaTAATAAAGCCAGATAGACAGATAAACCAATAagtataaatcaaacataatcgaagccaAATATGCGTTATCGCCTAAGTAGAGcttctaatcccaaatgtgccaagtctcaatatatcgagtctgaatccaacatcacaagtacaatcACCAAAGCATCTCAAAGTAAGCGacggtgcaatgcaatgcaataatgtatggatgcaatgcaatgccaggcaaatgttgtgtacacatgtactccagacagaaatatcgacatctcggtagcacaacccagtgtgactcgagAAGTCTAAGTGCAACccatctcggatctttgcccaacagacagatcggaccccggatctttgcccacggggggttctcaccggcaccactctgggggacctgcagagtccattcactcactcaatcaatgcttccagaactaacatcggatgtcggcctctcacgtcactcaagtaaaaatcgaTCCCAACTCATCAAattgtttcatcaagtatcatcagtatctcaacaatatatcatggaaATGAAAGTGCATACAATGCATGTAACCACAGCAATAaccatgctcaatatcacaagtaccaacaatgggtacgccaacaatatatctgaatcataagtaccaacagtgggtattccaacaatatatctgaatcacaaataccaacagtatcataatcaagatggaatAACATATGTCAATATCTACTAATAACACGTGGCATCAATCCAACACGATAGAAtaatcaatcacaacacaacggaaTGGCTAGTCACAAatacacaacaaggcccaaccaaagacaatatccatcccaacttcatacctgaaggttcacatgctttctCCAATGATATAaactaaatatatgcttcgctatgcGAAGTCTcacaagggtaagccataacctacctggatggccgaacagcaacACCAACACATCACTCTATCACCTTCCTCTTTTCGCCAAGCCTCAATATCGGAAAAAGTCTAGGCGTAAtagaattctatattagaaatcatgaagaacgatactaagATTGccatcattcaatttaggtcaaatctaaccctagaatttggggaaacgggcccacaaggtcaaaacgagaaattcggaagaaaaatatcaaattaagcactaggtgatcataacccaatcactaattgctaaattaactcatagataTACCCACTTTCAAATTTGAAGCAAAACTCCAAttttggtataaaccctaactccttgatttcgaaattcaacgctaaaaatggaagatatatgattaataagactagagaaaaaaaaaactagcataaaccccatcaatttcaccaCTTATAAGCTTAGagaaaatgttcatcaaaacccactttcacCTTCCCTTACTAAGGGATTATCAACGGAAagggggaatctatgatgataaGGATTAATGGAATAGAAGAGggatagcaagatttacctccaagagtctcctcaaaatatctccaagaatagttccccaaagctctaatttcaaaatggaaataaatgagggcctaaaggcttttaacactttattaattaTACACACTGCCCATCACCCGCTTTGGCGACACTAGGACCGCCCCAGCGGAGCCGCTTCAGCCGGTCCCTCGACGgcttcagcggtcaagcctaaaatgctctgaccgctccagcggcagggtCACCGCTCCATCGGTACAGCTGTCGTGTTGCTGGTATCGCCAAAGAGGGCACAAGACACCAGAAAACTCACCCAAGTTTCCCAATTCAATCGGATTTTTTGACTAATGTCCGAGGCCATATACTCGCagaccatacacatagacacacataaaacaCGCTACAATCGCGTTCGTCGCCTCAAAATTTcaaacggaggtctcgttgatcgagtcaaccctcgatgccttaattccaatttcccaacccaagtcccaaaatgcatcggagtgcattgggaaccaaaccaaagatacatacaagttctaaacaaccatccggacctctcggaattgacggaaTTCCAAAATAGATCCGTTTACTCAAAAGTTAACTTTGGGTCAACGCTTTtacactttaagcctatatttcacaaaagttaccTGAATTTGGTCTAGACACCTTGGGAAGCATGCAAACGGTTCCCTCGggtcaaaaatgagctaatcaatgctcgggaaagggcgaaaatgccgaaaagactataacgaccaaacgggtcgttacaggccaaaaataaaataaaattaacccTCTATTCAAATTAATGACACGACTATTTGTGTAAAGGGAATCAATTTTCAAATATAGACTTAATTGACTTAAACTATGAAATTAtcctatttcaattatggcccctCATTGACTaattcaattgattatttcaattgtggccACAATTACTCATAATAAACCAATTGCAAAATCAAGACAATATTTAAATCTTATTAATGCAAAAATTAaagtttgaggggtaaaatgattatttattCCAATTAATCAGTTTACTTGAATTAAATGGAGTAAAATACTTGCCAATTTGGGCAATTAATTAAACAAGATAATTGTTATAAATTGCCTTTAATTTTAGAAAATACTCTAATTATTGCAATAATACgaaaattaatttccaaatgatttataatattatagaaattattgtACCAAATAGGATGGTAAAATATTAGTTAAAAATTTTTATAAGagcattttgacttctaaaataCGTGTTTTACTCCGTTTAATCTCCAAGGActttgggtaattaaaataaattacgggaggtcaaaaattaggtgtcaacacagcGGAGATTGTATGTAAAGGGTTGATATGaaagtcatctctgggttgtgtgcggagCGGCTAGTATTGTGAAAGTCATCTCTGAGTTGTGTgcagagtgactggtacatggacttcgcgagtccccatGCATCAAGACTATCAAGACATGGAGGTTTTCCGTCTGTAGCCTGTGTTTACGATGACAAACTGTTGGCCAGTGTAATACATCGCATTGCATATGCACTCATTTACTTCATTCATCCATATCATTGATTCTGCTATGGCACTTATATCATGTGTATTGTTCCTGATCTTGGATTGTGGTGTAATTTTTACTTAACTTCTTGCATGTTTCGATTTCTTTCTTCGTATACATGTTAACTAATTATTTTTGGCTTATGATACCTACTGGTACatggtgtttgtactgatactaccttgttatactcttttctgagtgcagagttcgtaGGAGGTTCCTCTTCCGCACCTCATGAGTGATCCCAAGGCTCAGTTTTGTAGTTTCTAGGTGAGCCCTTGATGGATGCCGCAGCCCGGAGATTCTTCTATCTTTACTTGACTTTTTTTGAGTTCTGAGAAGGTATTTATATGTCAGACTTCTAGTCTTCAGACTTATAGTatttagtggctcttgtactgaTTTAGACTAGATTCCGGGGATGTTTTATTAGTATTACACACTTAGTAATTAATTTATATTTTGAGACTCCTTACATCTTTCTATTTACTTTTCATATTTTTGAAATGAATGTTGAACAAGGGAAGGCTTCGGCCACCGAAGGGGTTAGTGTAGGTGCCCGCTCGATCCACTAGGTTGATCGTGACACCGAACCACCACTGGTTGCTTCTTAAGGTGGCTAAGGTTGAAAAAAATTCTTTAAAGAATCCTGATCTGGATCGAACCCTTTGTCCACCTTCCTAAGGAGGTTCCCCGTGGGAGCCCCTAGCAAGTCGTCTTCCATGCGGATCTTTTTTTCATACCTGTTATGGACATCCTCCCATGTAGTAGCTTGAAATTCCAAGAGACTCTCTTTGAGCTTATGGGATGCTTTTGAACTTAAGGGGTTTAAGCCCTTAGTGAAAGCCTCGACAACCCACGCATTCGGTACCCCCGACAGGAGCATGTGTTCTCTCTGGAACCGGGTGACAAAGTCCTAAAGACGTTCTGACTCCCCTTGTGCGATGCGAAAGATGTCTGCCTTCCAGGttttttcttctcttacctcCAAAGAGTACCACATTAGAGTCCCCTATGCGAGGGTCTCACCAAACTTTTTGATCAATACTAATTCAATTTCCTTTTCCTTCAAGTCATTCAATTTAACCGCCATAGTGTACGCCAAGATATGTTCTTGCAGGTATGTAGTCCCGTCATATTTGAGAATGTCAGGCATCTTGAGTCTCTTCGGGATCAACTCCGGAGCGGCCTCAAGCTTATATGCTCGCTGGACGTATCTTTTTGCGTCTAGGCCTTCTAGTGATCTCTCTCATGAACCGTATGATCTGTGCTTGGAATGGATCCTCCGGGACAGACTCACTGCCCGATACCTCTCCGTTCATTCCCACTATTTGTCTGCTGCCGGTGGCCGTATTACCATCGTTTGGAGTCTGAGGCATTGCGCCGGGAGCTACAACCCTATCCTGAGAAATGGAAAcgagagaagagatgacttgccTGAACTGTTCCATTTCCATCCTTATGGTGTGGCCCTGCTTCCTAAGGATCTGCATCTACTCCTCAAGAATTTCATCGGTGGGAGTTTCTTCTTCGGTGTCGTGGCGTTCTTGCCTCCCTCATGTCTATGTTGCCTCGTTGGTGTTCTAAGGCTGCAGATCTATTGCAGGATCTCAGAGGGGTAGACCGTCCGGTCCAAGTTGATCGTTGTTCGTGGTCTTTCaagtgttggtgttgttgtttgcTACTGTCATACCTGTGACTAACACTGAGGCAAAAATGGAATTCACGAAGAGTTAATAAAACAAGCAAAGGTAACTGTGGCTACCACAACTATACTAACCCcatggtgggcgccaaactgtttacccggAAAACGATTCAATTGAATTTGTGTTcgtggtcaaggacacgtggTTCAAAATGACCAGTAAAGTAATGTGATATGCAATAAGGATTAATCTAAATGAAATATAATCAAAGTAGGCTTAATAATAGCATGAGCCTCGGTGAAGCCTGGTGCTTATTCTTCCGGCCAAGCTTGTTATCAGAATCGAAATAAAGTAAAGAAGAACTTAAAAACGGTGCAATTGTGTAATGTATGTTGTTTATTACTCTTGGATTTCGTGTTCTTTACAATGGAATGACAAGCCTTATTTATACATAGGATATGGGGTACACATTCCATGAATTGTGCCCCTACTAATAATGTGTATTAATACCATAATAATGATAGGCAATTAAGCTGAAAATAAAGCTTATAAATGCTCCGTGGAAGGCGTGGAGCCTAATATGTAATGATTAACCATTTGTCTCTCTTCCAGAGCTATTCCAACGGCCTCCAGGACCTATTTGTATCTCCGGTATCACCAGGCTTCCTCCGGGAGTACTTCAAGCTGACTCATACTTGGATTAGGACTCTTGCCACGTGTCATCATAGTACAGGTCCACTTGTATTATACGAATTTAGCCCAATACATCCTTCCCCTCAATTCATAAAATAGATAATTGATAATTTTGAGAAGAAGTTATTTTTCTACAAGAAAGCAGAGAAATATTTGGTATTTGCTCCCTTTTCTCCAACATTTCTAAATGTGAACATTACAAGAGACGAGCTTTAAGAGAAAATGAACCTTAATTGCCATTTCTCTTATTAACTAAGCTATAGTGTTTTCTCCTTAGCAATTGTAAGATCACTACTTATGTAGGTATAATTTGTAAGAGAACACACTTCTAATTATAATGAAGATAATGGAATGGTGGTCCATTATTTTTGGTATTGCTATTATTGTCTCGCTTTATGTTTTTATCAAAATTGGGCTCTTTACAAGTTCTACTCGTGATCTTTACGAGACTTTAATCGATGCATCTAATTTTTTTTCTATGTAGTTAGACATCAATTGCAACTTTTTAAAAACAAGGTACACATATTCAGAAAGTACATAAAAGTACTAATATTTTATATCAATCATAATGTTAATGTAGGAAATATTTTCCGtgtttcctttcattccttgacttggtttatatacaaaatatgctaacctaaaataggagattacaaaatattctaacctaaaataggagattacaaaatattctaactaatatttacataatctatcacacccccgcagtcgaaacgggaggtttacgaacgctgagactgtcccgaaaatcttcaaataagacttgTGGTAGTATCTTGGTGAAAATAtcggcaatctgataacgggatggaacatgaaggacacgaacctgTCCTCCCGCAACCTTCTCGCGAATAAAGTGGATGTCCatttcaatgtgcttggtgcgctgatgttgcacTAGATTTCCTGAAAgataaatggcactcacattgtcacaatacaccataatagccttatgaataggacaatgtaattccaacagaagattgcgaatccaGTATGActcggagacaacattagcaacctcCCTATACTCCGCCTCAGCACTTGAACGAGAGAGGGTAGGTTGGTGTTTCGAAGACCAAGATATCAAGTTATCTCCAAGGAAGACACAATAACCAGACGTTGACCGACGTTTGTCagggcagccccccccccccccccccaatccgcATCAGTATAGGAAAGGAGGTCAGTAACGCAGGATGGATAAATATGCAAACCATAATTAAGTGTACCCTGAATGTAACGGATGATGcgcttaagagcatgcatatgaaccTCTCTCGGAGCATGCATGTGTAAGCATACCTGTTGAACtgcataagaaatatccggcctcgtgaaggtaagatactgaagtGCACCTGCGAGACTGCGATAGTGAGTAGGGTCATCATAAGGCGCACAAGATGTGCTGCTCACCTTCGGTTTAGTATCAACCGGAGTAGAAGTAGCCTTATAAGAAGACATCCCAACTCGATCAATGATTTCTTCGGCATACTTGCATTGTGAAAGAAACATGCCATCCTTATGGCGAGTGACATGAATGCCaaggaaataattcaaaggacccagatccttcatagcaaattccgaggcaaggagagccataatggagcatcggagagaatctgaggaagcagtaagaataatatcatcaacataaagtaaaatgtatgccatatcggacccctttttgtagatgaacaaagaattgtcagatctgctgtttgaaaaaccaagagaaGAGACATAATCTGCAAAATGCTTGTACCATGCCCTCAGGGCCTACTTAAGTCCATATAAGGACTTACGCAGTAAACATACATAATTCGGATGAGTGGGATCTCTGAAACCCagaggttgatgcatatacactatttccttgagctcaccgtgtaagaaagcattcttgatATCTAGCTGATGAATAAGCCACTTCTTTGATAATGAAAGGCTGAGAACAGTACGGATCGTAgccggcttgaccaccggactgaaggtctcaccacaatcaatgccaacctgttgaGTCTTTCCATCAccgacaagacgggctttatgcctctcaaaatctccattagacttttctttatgagtgaaaatccacatagaacgaataacattcacattaggcgGACGGGACACCAACGCctacgtcttatttttaataagagcatcaaattcatcatccatagccattttccaattcgggtcacgaagggcagtcacagggttacgagggagaggggatttcgtaaccatggtattcaagttaaacgtatgttttggcttaaaaatacaATTTTGACTCCGAGTCACCATTCGGGTCGGATTGGTAGAGTGGAGCGGCTGGGGTGATGTTTGTGTGGGTATGGGAGACGGAGGGGGTAGGGCGGCAGGGGAGGCGGCTGGCCCATACGCCGCTAATGGAGGGGAGGCGGCAGGACTTGGCACGGTGGGAGGGGGTGTAGTCAGCTGGGTCACGGGTGCAGCGGGGGATGGGCTGGGCTGGGCCGAGTATCCAGATCAGTGGCCATATGATGCAACCAAAATGGGGAAATCCCAtcatccaaaaaatcataagtagttacagtgggagaatgtaaattggaaaatgggaaaacattctcatcaaaaatcacgtgacgacaaataatgattttgttggacgataaatcataacacttataccatctatgattcgtaggataccccaaaaatacacacggtgtagaccgggcttgcaatttgtggatagtcggagaaggaaagaggggataacataaacacccaaaaacccgaagatgagagtaagatgactttctttggtatagcacttgaagaggagagacatgacccaataatttgcttggtaaaatattaagaagatatgTTGCTATTTGTAGGGCATGATGCCAAAACGAAGGGGGAAGAGAGGCATGAGCAAGGAGAGTCACAGTGATATTATTAATAGATcggatttttctttcggctttcccatttgTGATGACATATATGGACAAGAAAGACGAAAGGACATCCCATTAGactcacaaaatttcccgaattgtccattatcatattccctcccattatcacattggacatttttaatatgacgttcaaTTTGGGTATGAATGTGGGCTTTTAAAGCTAAGAATTTTGCATAAACATCGGATTTCTTAGCTAAAGGAAAAGTccataaaaacttcaaaaaaagtACATAATACCGATGACCCAATGAACTTAACACGGGAaaggtccacaaatcactatgaataatatcgaatggcatcaaagtttcggaaatagaagaatcaaacggcaacttaacatgtttaccaagaacgcaagaacgacaaatactagaatgactagatttattacattcaatgATTTTATTAAGCCTAAGACAATCTAAAATAGAATTTCCCGGGTGACCcaaacgagcatgccaaaaaGGAGAGGACAATGCCGCAAAGGTTGATGGAGTGGTGGTTGGATATTTGACGGTGGTGATTGGATGAAGATCTCCCCGACTATCACAACGCATTAGTGCCATCCccgtctgaaaatccttcacagaaaaccaatACGGATCAAAATCAACAGACATAGAATTATCAGTAGTAAACTTCTGTACAGAAATTAAATTCTTAATGAGTTTAGGCGCATGTAAGACATTCCGTAAGGATAAAGGGGGGTTTGGGGGAGGCAAAGTAGTATGACcacaaccacgaattggaatcgaatgaccatttcccacaacaataccattattttgattgctcaaattaaaataagacgagagattaccgtccgaggatgtcatatgagaagtggccccggtatccatgtaccaatttTGATCGGACGGATTCAAGGTCATGGTGCGCATTACGGACTCGATGTCGGTTGGAACATTCGACCCATGAGGTGCCACTGCTGCCGTGTAGAGCTGCTAGGCTAGAGGAGGGCCCAATATACCCTGCTGCCGCGGCGGGCAGGCGGGGGACGAGCCCAAGAAGTCGTCGGGTACGGGCAGGGGGGAGGAGCAGCCAACCAGCGAGGCTGCAGTACCCACTGCCAATGACCAAAATGGCCGGCAGTCCACTGCTGGGAAAAGGAGCCCGCTAGCGGCGCACCGCCGCTGCTACGGCCAGAACCACCGCGTTCGCCGGAGGTGAATTTTTCGCCGCCTGAGCCGCGGCCAGAACCACTGTTACGGCCAGTCCCAGAATTTTGGCGGTGGGAATTTTTTGTTTTCCCTCGGCGTGGGCGTGTGTTTTCAGAGGGCAGTGCTGCGTCGTCAACCGCGACTACCATAGCCGAACCAGACCCGTGAGACACCATTGCCGCAAGTTCACGTTCTTCCAACACAAGGGAAGACCGAGCCTCTGTGAATGGGGGGAGGCTTAGCATGGCGAATTTGTGTCCCAGCCCCTTTGTACGCTTCAGTGAGACCCGAAACCAATTGAAGGACAAGGTGTCTATTTGTCACGGGAGCCCCGACATTCTTCAGTTGATCCGCAGGGCTCTTTAGACGTTGACAATAAGCGGAGGCATTGGGAAAATCCTCCATTCGAGTCGTCGGGAATTCTTGTTCGAGAGTCACCGCACGCGAGGTTTGATGATCTTGGAACATATCACGCAAGCGAACCCAAGCATCCATGGCAGTAGCATCTGGTTCAATGATGGTGTTTAACAGATCATTCGAAATTGTCCAATATATCCATTGAAGCATGGTGGCGTCAATGGTCGTCCACAATTCGACTTCCTCGTCAGTTTTGGGAGCCGGCTTCTCCTTACCTTTGGGTGGAGGAATGATGTGATGAAGGACCTTGTGAGAACGAGCATGAATTTTGAAAAGCTCGGCCCATGTTCCGCATTGTGAGTTCTCCATCTCAAGAGTAACAGAGATATGATTCTTGATATTCGAGACCGCGAGGGCCGGGTGGAACGAGGACTTAACCGGAGTGGGTGTTGCATCGGCCATGGCAGATGTAGTGGAGAAAGAAGGTGAcggaaagaggaagaagaaagagggactagggcgtagcggaaggaggaagaagaaagaaaccctaatctgataccatgtaggaaatattTTCCGTGTTTCCTTTCATTGCTTGACTtggtttatatacaaaatattctaacctaaaataggagattgcaaaatattctaacctaaaatcggagattacaaaatattctaactaataaTTACATAATCCATCAGTTAAGTTTCTTAATATTACCATTGACCAAGCCATTTTGATTGTTTCTTAGTCGTCGTCCATCTATATCTAGCTATTCTTTTGTCATTGTCAATCCAAGTAAAATGTATATGCTAGTGTCAAATGGTCTGACGTGGAACAATGAATGAACTGTTTGGATAAACATGGTGAGATAGATGAATACGTTAAGTTATTGTTGAATTGCATGTAATATTTGGAACATTTGAAAAAAGAGCAGCCCGTGAGGTGGTTAATTATTGTTAAGTaattttatctatatatatatatatatatatatattttccgaTATAAAAGAGCGGCCTATGAGGCGTCTGATTGAGTTTTTATTCTTTTATTCATCTCTATTATTTActcctccgttttaatttatttatctggttttgacttgacacgaagTTTAAACTAAAGATAGatagaatgtaccaaaatatcATTTGATCATATGATTTTAAACATGccatgtggaaagttggaattaaatAGTTGTCAAAAAGGAAAAGAGGCAtttttttttaaacggactaagaaaagaaagtaagacaaaaAATTAAAACGAAAGGATTAATAGATTTAAGTTTTACACACAAACAATatcaatttatttatttaatataatataaataatatttgtACGTAATATTTTCTTTGGTAAATTAGGGAATCCACAGCCGCTATTCTTTGGGTGCGCTGAGGATAAACTTCGCTTCTAGTGTAATAGCCCTGAAACCACATATGAGATGTAAACCGCATTAGGCAATCGCCACGCGATGAGCTCAGGATGAGAAGGCAGTTGGTGATGGGAATCGATCACAGGTCTCCCATGTGGAAAACCAGCAGCCAAACCAATTCAGCCATCTTTGCGGGTTCCGTACGTAATATTAGTGTATATAATTCAATCTCTTAATTCCTACCTTTTTGTAGAGTTATTGTGCATGAAATCTGTTATCTAAATACAACAATATTCTTTAAT
Encoded here:
- the LOC132611697 gene encoding uncharacterized protein LOC132611697, which codes for MENSQCGTWAELFKIHARSHKVLHHIIPPPKGKEKPAPKTDEEVELWTTIDATMLQWIYWTISNDLLNTIIEPDATAMDAWVRLRDMFQDHQTSRAVTLEQEFPTTRMEDFPNASAYCQRLKSPADQLKNVGAPVTNRHLVLQLVSGLTEAYKGAGTQIRHAKPPPIHRGSVFPCVGRT